Proteins from a single region of Corynebacterium pseudogenitalium:
- a CDS encoding sulfite exporter TauE/SafE family protein, which translates to MTTVLIGIFLAVFAGAALQRISGMGLGLIAAPALSVLLGPVSGVLMVNVLATVNAIANTYSMRERVDWKRFAPIAGALVLGAVPGAFLIRAVSTSLLLIIVGVLLLIALGTVTLGKRYIPNIEGTVPSVIAGSLGGFMNTLAGVAGPSITVYAHAARWPKEIYAATLQPIFLVSGALSFAIKEITGAANLSAVTPETWVVGIVAMVLGIVVGTRMAPRVPVQLGYRIALALAIFGGFTALVRGLLGTGA; encoded by the coding sequence GTGACAACAGTTCTGATCGGGATCTTCCTGGCTGTGTTCGCTGGAGCTGCCTTGCAGCGAATTTCAGGAATGGGCCTTGGGCTTATCGCGGCCCCCGCACTATCTGTCCTCCTCGGTCCAGTCTCTGGGGTGTTGATGGTCAACGTGCTAGCCACAGTCAACGCGATAGCCAACACCTATTCAATGCGCGAGCGCGTTGATTGGAAACGCTTTGCCCCAATTGCCGGAGCCCTTGTTTTGGGTGCGGTACCCGGCGCATTCCTCATACGGGCAGTTTCAACTAGTTTGCTTCTAATCATCGTTGGCGTTCTATTGTTGATCGCGCTCGGCACAGTGACGTTGGGAAAACGCTACATACCGAATATTGAAGGCACCGTACCTTCTGTTATCGCAGGTTCACTTGGTGGTTTCATGAACACGTTGGCAGGCGTAGCTGGCCCATCAATCACCGTGTACGCCCACGCGGCACGCTGGCCTAAGGAGATCTACGCAGCTACGCTCCAGCCAATCTTCCTGGTCAGCGGCGCACTCTCATTCGCCATTAAGGAAATCACTGGTGCAGCAAACCTCTCCGCGGTGACTCCTGAAACGTGGGTGGTTGGCATTGTTGCGATGGTGTTGGGCATCGTTGTTGGCACCCGTATGGCACCACGGGTACCAGTACAACTGGGGTACCGAATAGCACTCGCCCTGGCGATCTTCGGCGGGTTCACCGCACTTGTGCGCGGTCTACTCGGTACCGGAGCATAA
- a CDS encoding TetR/AcrR family transcriptional regulator, translated as MGRPREFDEDEVIRRAIKLFGERGYTAQSVDATLTYLEINRSSFYKIFGSKHGLLRTALEAVCRNAKTGEVTLEAKSLVAVTLVEVAPVSQELRPLILEANSLCFAGGPAALGKHLLDRASGTSKGEAQ; from the coding sequence ATGGGTAGACCACGAGAGTTCGATGAAGACGAAGTCATCCGCAGGGCTATAAAGCTTTTCGGTGAACGCGGGTATACAGCACAGTCCGTTGACGCAACTCTTACCTACCTTGAGATAAATCGTTCGAGCTTCTATAAAATCTTCGGTTCCAAACATGGCCTGCTGAGAACGGCGCTGGAAGCAGTATGCCGAAACGCTAAGACAGGTGAAGTGACACTAGAAGCCAAGAGTCTTGTTGCAGTCACTCTCGTGGAAGTCGCGCCCGTAAGCCAAGAGCTACGCCCCTTGATTCTCGAAGCAAATTCCCTTTGCTTTGCTGGAGGCCCAGCAGCACTAGGCAAGCACTTACTCGACCGCGCAAGCGGCACTTCCAAAGGAGAAGCACAATGA
- a CDS encoding HypC/HybG/HupF family hydrogenase formation chaperone, which translates to MCLGVPAKVLSTGDLSSPMPMGAIDMKGEERPCCFAYLPEVEVGQWVLIQNGFAMDVISEDDAQASFEAIDEFDLLPNQPGSTVR; encoded by the coding sequence ATGTGTCTTGGAGTTCCAGCGAAAGTGCTCAGCACTGGCGACCTGTCCAGCCCCATGCCGATGGGGGCCATCGATATGAAGGGTGAGGAGCGGCCATGCTGCTTCGCATATCTTCCAGAAGTTGAGGTGGGGCAGTGGGTGCTCATCCAGAATGGATTCGCAATGGACGTCATTTCGGAAGATGACGCGCAGGCCTCGTTCGAGGCGATCGATGAGTTTGATCTGCTACCAAACCAACCCGGCTCTACTGTGCGCTGA
- the rpsA gene encoding 30S ribosomal protein S1 codes for MRTSNAPQVAINDIGGPEEFLAAVDATIKYFNDGDIVSGTVVKVDHDEVLLDIGYKTEGVIPTRELSIKHDVDPDEVVQVGDEIDALVLTKEDKEGRLLLSKKRAQYERAWGTIEELQKNDQPVTGTVIEVVKGGLILDIGLRGFLPASLVEMRRVRDLDPYIGQELEAKIIELDKHRNNVVLSRRAYLEETQSAVRSDFLHQLQKGQVRKGVVSSIVNFGAFVDLGGVDGLVHVSELSWKHIDHPSEVVTVGDEVTVEVLDVDLDRERVSLSLKATQEDPWRVFARTHAVGQIVPGKVTKLVPFGAFVRVEEGIEGLVHISELAQRHVEVPDQVVNVGEEVMVKVIDIDLDRRRISLSLKQADEDYNEEFDPSRYGMADSYDEQGNYIFPEGFDPETNEWMEGFDEARQQWEARYAEAERRFQAHTAQIERHRAAAAEAAEQAGDQANYSSQSNAAAPAADETASAGGSLASDEQLAALRDKLAGN; via the coding sequence ATGCGCACTTCCAACGCACCACAGGTCGCAATCAACGATATCGGCGGACCTGAGGAATTTCTCGCCGCTGTAGACGCAACCATCAAGTACTTCAATGATGGTGACATCGTCTCCGGCACCGTAGTTAAGGTTGACCACGATGAGGTTCTCCTTGACATCGGCTACAAGACTGAGGGTGTTATCCCTACCCGTGAGCTGTCGATCAAGCATGACGTTGACCCGGACGAAGTTGTCCAGGTCGGCGACGAGATCGACGCACTGGTCCTGACCAAGGAGGACAAGGAAGGTCGCCTCCTGCTCTCCAAGAAGCGTGCTCAGTACGAGCGTGCTTGGGGCACCATCGAAGAGCTGCAGAAGAACGACCAGCCAGTTACTGGTACGGTCATCGAGGTTGTCAAGGGTGGCCTCATCCTCGACATCGGTCTTCGTGGCTTCTTGCCTGCGTCGCTCGTTGAGATGCGTCGCGTCCGTGACCTGGATCCATACATTGGCCAGGAGCTCGAGGCAAAGATCATCGAGCTGGACAAGCACCGCAACAACGTGGTCCTGTCCCGCCGTGCATACCTCGAAGAGACGCAGTCCGCTGTTCGTTCCGACTTCCTGCACCAGCTGCAGAAGGGTCAGGTACGCAAGGGCGTTGTTTCTTCCATCGTCAACTTCGGTGCTTTCGTGGACCTTGGCGGCGTAGACGGCCTGGTTCACGTTTCCGAGCTGTCCTGGAAGCACATCGACCACCCATCTGAGGTTGTCACCGTCGGCGATGAGGTTACCGTTGAGGTTCTCGACGTCGATCTCGACCGTGAGCGTGTTTCCCTGTCGCTGAAGGCGACCCAGGAGGACCCATGGCGCGTGTTCGCACGCACCCACGCTGTCGGCCAGATCGTGCCGGGCAAGGTCACCAAGCTTGTTCCATTCGGTGCGTTCGTTCGCGTCGAAGAGGGCATCGAGGGTCTGGTTCACATCTCCGAGCTGGCACAGCGCCACGTCGAGGTACCGGACCAGGTTGTCAACGTTGGCGAAGAGGTCATGGTCAAGGTCATCGACATCGATCTCGACCGTCGTCGTATCTCGCTGTCGCTGAAGCAGGCGGACGAGGACTACAACGAAGAGTTCGATCCGTCCCGCTACGGCATGGCTGATTCCTACGACGAGCAGGGCAACTACATCTTCCCAGAGGGCTTCGATCCGGAGACCAACGAGTGGATGGAGGGCTTCGACGAAGCTCGTCAGCAGTGGGAGGCTCGCTACGCAGAGGCCGAGCGCCGCTTCCAGGCGCACACTGCACAGATCGAGCGTCATCGCGCTGCTGCTGCCGAGGCGGCAGAGCAGGCGGGTGACCAGGCGAACTACTCCTCGCAGTCCAACGCTGCAGCTCCGGCAGCGGATGAGACCGCTAGCGCAGGTGGCTCGCTTGCATCTGACGAGCAGCTCGCAGCACTTCGCGACAAGCTCGCTGGCAACTAG
- the polA gene encoding DNA polymerase I, with the protein MSGRTSTLGAVKKRLLLIDGHSMAFRAFYALPAENFSTTGGQTTNAVYGFLSMFANVVAQEAPTHIGVAFDVGRKTFRTERFPEYKAQRESTPPEFKGQVPLIQECLEDLGIISLSKENFEADDIVATLVHLARADQDFEIVLVSGDRDYLQLVDDSTTLLYPMRGVSTMTRFTPDKVEEKYGLTPAQYPDFAALRGDPSDNLPSVPKVGEKTATKWITQYGSLAELVNHADEIKGVAGQNFRDRIEQVQLNRELTQMVTDVELPVTPNDLELKTVDIGAIAKRFDSLEFGTNLRERVLSALPTEGDAEEHLPVELPEVVIDEGPLDAWIASHRGQGLALYVDGSPLPANGDATAIGIVDKERHGIQRETAELTPEEDVALKDWLESDDPKYLHNGKAMYHMLRGRGITLSGIAHDTAIAAYLLRPGQRTYALADVYQRHLQRQLDVGQEQLSLLDQTSQVDAAVAVLELAQHLAQELREIDSYALYADLELPLVPILARMEDVGVAVDIEALENLRKEFTDKVAQVEGEARTLVDEPALNLSSPKQLSVVLFDKLDLPKTKKTKTGYSTAAKEIEALAEKNPHPFLDHLLAHREYQKMKSTIEGLIKAVHSDGRIHTTFNQTVTSTGRLSSTDPNLQNIPVRTETGQKIRAAFTVGKGYEYLLTADYSQIEMRVMAHLSGDKGLISAYKDGEDLHNYVGSQVFDVAIDAVTPELRRRVKAMSYGLVYGLSAYGLAAQLSISPGEAKEIMESYFHRFGGVKHYLDSVVEKARKDGYTATVFGRRRYLPELNSDNRVARENAERAALNAPIQGTAADIIKVAMIHVDRALADYESRVLLQVHDELVVEVAPGELDEVREIVEREMDRAIELNVPLEVSTGYGENWQDAGH; encoded by the coding sequence ATGTCGGGACGTACGTCTACACTAGGGGCCGTGAAGAAACGGTTATTGCTCATTGACGGACACTCCATGGCATTTCGAGCGTTCTACGCTCTGCCTGCTGAAAACTTTTCGACGACCGGTGGCCAAACAACGAATGCGGTGTATGGCTTCTTGTCGATGTTCGCCAACGTTGTGGCGCAAGAAGCACCGACGCATATTGGTGTGGCGTTCGATGTGGGGCGCAAGACGTTTCGAACGGAACGTTTTCCGGAGTACAAAGCTCAGCGCGAATCCACTCCGCCAGAGTTTAAGGGGCAGGTTCCGCTGATTCAGGAGTGTCTTGAGGACCTCGGAATCATCAGCTTGTCGAAGGAGAATTTTGAAGCTGACGATATCGTGGCGACGCTGGTGCACCTGGCTCGCGCTGATCAGGATTTCGAAATTGTCTTGGTTTCAGGGGACCGTGACTACCTACAACTGGTAGACGATTCAACGACGCTGTTGTACCCGATGCGCGGGGTTTCGACGATGACACGTTTCACTCCGGACAAGGTCGAGGAGAAGTACGGGCTGACTCCGGCACAGTATCCGGATTTTGCGGCGCTTCGGGGAGACCCGTCTGATAACCTCCCCTCGGTTCCGAAGGTCGGGGAGAAGACGGCGACAAAGTGGATCACGCAATACGGTTCGCTTGCAGAACTCGTTAACCACGCGGATGAAATCAAGGGAGTCGCAGGTCAAAACTTCCGAGACCGTATCGAGCAAGTGCAGCTCAATCGTGAACTCACGCAGATGGTCACCGACGTAGAGCTCCCTGTTACGCCAAATGACTTGGAGCTAAAGACCGTAGACATCGGTGCTATTGCGAAGCGATTTGATTCTTTGGAGTTCGGCACGAATCTTCGCGAACGTGTGCTATCCGCGCTTCCTACGGAAGGGGACGCCGAAGAGCATTTGCCTGTGGAGCTTCCAGAAGTTGTGATCGACGAAGGGCCGTTGGACGCATGGATCGCTTCCCATAGGGGTCAAGGATTAGCGCTGTATGTGGACGGTAGTCCGCTGCCGGCAAACGGCGATGCTACTGCGATTGGGATCGTCGATAAGGAGCGGCACGGCATCCAACGCGAAACAGCGGAGCTAACCCCTGAAGAGGATGTTGCGCTGAAGGACTGGTTGGAGTCAGATGACCCCAAGTACCTCCACAACGGTAAAGCTATGTATCACATGCTGCGGGGCAGAGGTATCACACTCAGCGGGATTGCGCATGACACAGCGATTGCTGCCTACCTGCTTCGCCCGGGGCAGCGCACCTATGCGCTGGCTGATGTATACCAGCGTCACTTGCAGCGACAGTTGGACGTAGGGCAAGAGCAACTCAGTCTGTTGGATCAAACTTCACAGGTTGATGCCGCCGTTGCTGTGCTGGAACTGGCGCAACATCTTGCTCAAGAACTTCGTGAAATCGACTCTTACGCGCTGTACGCCGACCTTGAGCTGCCGCTTGTACCCATTCTTGCCAGGATGGAGGACGTCGGTGTGGCTGTTGATATCGAAGCTCTTGAAAATCTTCGCAAGGAGTTTACTGACAAGGTTGCCCAGGTAGAAGGAGAGGCCCGCACGCTTGTCGACGAGCCAGCTCTCAACCTTTCGAGTCCGAAGCAGCTTTCTGTCGTTCTTTTCGACAAACTTGACTTGCCTAAAACCAAGAAAACAAAGACTGGGTATTCGACGGCAGCCAAGGAGATCGAGGCGCTTGCAGAAAAGAATCCGCATCCGTTCCTTGATCATCTGTTGGCACATCGTGAATATCAGAAGATGAAGTCCACAATCGAGGGGCTTATCAAGGCGGTACACAGTGATGGCCGAATTCACACAACCTTCAACCAAACCGTGACTTCAACGGGCCGACTGAGTTCGACTGATCCAAACCTGCAGAATATTCCCGTCCGTACAGAGACAGGTCAAAAGATTCGAGCAGCATTCACCGTTGGTAAGGGGTATGAGTATCTTCTGACCGCTGATTACTCACAGATTGAGATGCGAGTGATGGCGCACCTGTCCGGGGACAAGGGGCTCATCTCCGCGTACAAGGATGGCGAAGACCTGCACAACTACGTCGGTTCACAGGTATTTGATGTTGCTATCGACGCCGTGACGCCCGAGCTACGCCGTCGGGTCAAGGCAATGTCATATGGTTTGGTTTATGGGCTCTCTGCGTACGGCCTCGCCGCGCAGCTCTCGATCTCGCCAGGTGAAGCCAAGGAAATCATGGAGAGTTATTTCCACCGTTTCGGTGGGGTGAAGCACTATCTGGACTCGGTCGTCGAGAAAGCCAGAAAAGATGGATACACGGCAACTGTGTTTGGGCGCCGACGCTACCTGCCTGAGCTCAACAGCGACAACCGAGTCGCCCGAGAAAATGCTGAGCGGGCGGCCCTGAATGCTCCTATTCAAGGTACTGCCGCAGACATCATTAAAGTAGCGATGATTCACGTTGACCGAGCGTTGGCTGATTACGAGTCCCGTGTGCTGTTGCAAGTGCATGACGAGTTGGTTGTTGAAGTCGCTCCGGGTGAGCTCGATGAAGTGCGTGAGATTGTTGAGCGGGAGATGGATCGCGCTATTGAGCTCAACGTGCCGCTCGAGGTTTCTACCGGATACGGAGAGAACTGGCAAGATGCTGGCCATTAA
- the cybH gene encoding Ni/Fe-hydrogenase, b-type cytochrome subunit, translating into MSTQLNRASSSSGGVPETRKIAPDKNLVLSVTESRPIDDIGAETLLRLASSQPANSPDPVDQALLRAVDPDYVYGTVESFSPATPSRKYSLSVVRNAKLLGERQDVAVMRGDLASVVQASAWDKHEMKTMMQNVDTVSKFGNRCMGVAVAPVDGDKTGEFVLKGYIAFGIGDHVRPRPVSKGGYTRIEMWPVALRWQHWINMILIIMMTITGYYIMDPFFGPSNAHDAGMLMGWNRLIHFIAAFAWIALSIWRLAIMVFAQTRQMKWRALWPVRSQDDLKLMWEQTKYYLLLTNEPPPRVGHNGLQQTAYTGIYAMCMVQIYSGLALFGLPKQDSWFWRLMAAPVEWIGIPYFRLVHALIMFIIWAFVILHVYLVFRADATERHGGLSAMINGGVWLPKGTKPVDGPEVE; encoded by the coding sequence ATGAGCACCCAGCTAAACCGTGCTTCTTCGAGCTCGGGTGGCGTGCCTGAGACTCGCAAGATCGCTCCAGATAAAAATCTGGTGTTGAGCGTCACAGAATCACGGCCGATAGACGATATCGGTGCGGAAACACTGTTGCGCCTGGCATCGTCGCAGCCGGCAAACTCGCCAGATCCTGTTGATCAGGCGCTGCTGCGTGCTGTTGACCCCGACTACGTCTACGGCACCGTGGAGAGCTTCAGCCCCGCGACGCCAAGCCGAAAGTACTCGCTTTCGGTCGTGCGTAACGCAAAGTTGCTCGGCGAGCGCCAGGACGTAGCGGTCATGCGTGGAGACCTTGCATCGGTAGTTCAAGCATCTGCATGGGATAAGCATGAGATGAAGACGATGATGCAGAACGTCGACACTGTTTCGAAGTTCGGCAATCGATGCATGGGTGTCGCCGTTGCACCTGTAGATGGCGACAAGACCGGTGAATTTGTACTCAAAGGCTATATTGCATTCGGCATCGGCGACCATGTCCGTCCGCGTCCTGTATCCAAGGGCGGCTACACCCGCATCGAGATGTGGCCGGTTGCACTGCGTTGGCAGCACTGGATCAACATGATTTTGATCATCATGATGACGATCACTGGTTACTACATCATGGATCCATTCTTCGGTCCTTCGAATGCTCACGATGCCGGAATGCTCATGGGCTGGAACCGTCTCATCCACTTCATTGCAGCCTTCGCGTGGATCGCACTGTCTATCTGGCGCCTAGCCATTATGGTGTTCGCTCAAACACGACAGATGAAGTGGCGGGCACTGTGGCCAGTGCGAAGCCAAGATGATCTGAAGTTGATGTGGGAGCAGACGAAATACTACCTGCTCCTTACGAACGAACCGCCACCACGTGTTGGCCACAATGGTCTCCAGCAGACGGCGTACACGGGCATTTACGCCATGTGCATGGTGCAGATTTACTCTGGTCTTGCGCTTTTCGGTTTGCCAAAGCAGGATAGCTGGTTCTGGCGGCTCATGGCTGCACCCGTGGAATGGATCGGCATCCCATACTTCCGTTTGGTGCATGCATTGATCATGTTCATTATTTGGGCTTTCGTCATTCTGCACGTCTACCTTGTGTTCCGTGCCGATGCGACGGAGCGCCACGGTGGCCTGTCTGCAATGATCAACGGCGGTGTTTGGTTGCCGAAGGGCACGAAGCCGGTTGACGGTCCTGAGGTTGAGTAG
- a CDS encoding hydrogenase maturation nickel metallochaperone HypA: MHELSLLRGVIDAVNESVPGRNVLAVGMKVGTRSGVDVYALRQAWDLARVDTTCAQARLDLDIIPAAVWCPQCEDTVEIDEYFALRCPKCDTPTADLRGGDEFQVTWVDVE; encoded by the coding sequence ATGCATGAATTGAGTCTACTTCGCGGGGTAATCGATGCAGTGAACGAGTCGGTGCCCGGCCGAAACGTCCTGGCGGTCGGTATGAAAGTAGGCACGCGCTCCGGGGTTGATGTGTATGCGCTTCGCCAAGCATGGGATCTTGCACGCGTCGATACAACGTGTGCTCAAGCCCGGCTCGACTTGGACATTATCCCCGCGGCAGTCTGGTGCCCTCAATGTGAAGATACCGTCGAGATTGACGAATACTTCGCGCTGCGATGCCCTAAATGTGACACCCCCACTGCAGATCTGCGTGGGGGTGACGAGTTCCAAGTTACTTGGGTTGATGTTGAGTAG
- a CDS encoding hydrogenase maturation protease, translated as MTVTRKLRPAPDVPVPSPELVTLDGVTINVIGIGNEIMADDAVGLAILRELEADPIQGVNFIYGGTSGMEILPMVQDADYLLVLDGLKQGQPGDVAVLVGDQIPRLLQQQLSPHQVGLLDLLSAARLTGQEPDNVAVVGITARDVEFRTSLSEETSAAIPEAVQRARQLLKEWTAEATQHQPK; from the coding sequence ATGACGGTCACGAGGAAGCTTCGTCCTGCGCCAGATGTCCCGGTGCCATCGCCTGAGCTGGTGACGCTTGATGGCGTCACTATCAACGTCATTGGCATTGGAAACGAGATCATGGCGGATGACGCAGTTGGGCTGGCCATCCTCCGCGAGCTTGAGGCGGACCCGATCCAGGGTGTGAACTTCATCTATGGAGGAACGTCTGGCATGGAGATCCTACCCATGGTGCAGGACGCCGACTACCTGCTGGTGCTCGATGGGCTCAAACAGGGCCAGCCAGGTGATGTGGCTGTGCTCGTCGGTGATCAAATTCCGCGCCTATTGCAACAGCAGCTATCGCCTCACCAGGTGGGACTGCTGGACCTGTTGAGCGCCGCGCGCCTCACAGGTCAAGAACCCGACAACGTGGCGGTTGTGGGTATCACGGCGCGCGACGTCGAATTCCGTACATCGCTGAGTGAGGAGACCAGTGCTGCAATTCCAGAAGCAGTGCAGCGGGCCCGGCAGCTGCTAAAGGAGTGGACAGCAGAAGCTACTCAACATCAACCCAAGTAA
- the uvrB gene encoding excinuclease ABC subunit UvrB: MAFAAEHPVLAHSEFRPVGEIERREKPFEVVSEFEPSGDQPKAIAELDERLNRGEEDVVLMGATGTGKSATAAWLIEKQQRPTLVMAPNKTLAAQLANELRQLLPNNAVEYFVSYYDYYQPEAYIAQTDTYIEKDSSINDDVERLRHSATSALLSRRDVVVVSSVSCIYGLGTPQSYLDRSVVLRVGEEVERDRFLRLLVDIQYERNDIDFKRGTFRVKGDVVDIIPAYEEVAVRVEFFGDEIDSLYYIHPLTGDVLSQEDELRIFPATHYVATEERMEKAIESIKEELADRLEDLENRGKLLEAQRLRMRTEYDLEMIQQVGFCSGIENYSRHMDGREAGSAPATLIDYFPEDFLTIIDESHVTVPQIGGMFEGDMSRKRNLVEFGFRLPSAVDNRPLTFDEFESRVGQTVYMSATPGDYELEAAHGEFVEQVIRPTGLVDPKVTVKPTKGQIDDLIDEIRVRVEKNERVLVTTLTKRMAEDLTDYLLDNGVKVRYLHSDIDTLQRVELLRQLRLGEFDVLVGINLLREGLDLPEVSLVAILDADKEGFLRSTKSLIQTIGRAARNVSGEVIMYADQVTESMEEAISETERRREIQLAYNKEHGIDPQPLRKKIADILDQVYENTDGEAENGVASDTAVVSKPDVSEMASDQVQALIDDLTKQMGAAARELKFELAGRLRDEIADLRKELRGMKDTGN; this comes from the coding sequence ATGGCATTTGCAGCAGAGCATCCGGTCCTAGCACATTCGGAGTTTCGACCAGTAGGCGAGATCGAGCGTCGTGAAAAGCCCTTTGAAGTCGTCTCGGAGTTTGAGCCATCGGGTGATCAGCCTAAAGCGATCGCAGAGCTAGATGAACGTCTCAACCGGGGAGAAGAAGACGTCGTCCTCATGGGTGCCACCGGCACCGGCAAGTCGGCGACGGCAGCGTGGCTGATTGAAAAGCAGCAGCGCCCAACGCTCGTGATGGCTCCGAACAAGACGCTCGCCGCGCAGCTAGCAAATGAGCTTCGGCAGCTCCTCCCAAATAACGCGGTTGAGTACTTCGTCTCGTACTACGACTATTACCAACCAGAGGCATATATCGCTCAGACGGATACATACATCGAAAAAGATTCCTCCATTAATGATGATGTGGAACGCCTGCGTCACTCAGCTACCTCCGCATTGCTGTCGCGTCGTGACGTAGTGGTGGTGTCGTCAGTCTCTTGTATCTACGGCCTTGGTACGCCGCAGTCCTACCTTGATCGCTCTGTGGTGCTGCGCGTGGGGGAAGAGGTTGAGCGTGACCGCTTCCTTCGATTACTCGTTGATATCCAGTACGAGCGCAACGATATTGACTTCAAACGCGGTACGTTCCGAGTAAAGGGCGACGTCGTCGATATCATTCCTGCGTATGAGGAAGTCGCGGTTCGGGTTGAGTTCTTCGGAGACGAGATTGACAGCTTGTATTACATTCATCCGCTCACGGGAGACGTTCTGAGCCAAGAAGATGAGCTTCGGATCTTTCCTGCTACCCACTACGTGGCCACTGAAGAGCGAATGGAAAAGGCGATCGAATCCATCAAAGAAGAGCTTGCAGACCGTTTAGAGGACCTTGAGAACCGCGGAAAACTACTTGAGGCTCAGCGACTTCGGATGCGCACCGAGTATGACCTCGAGATGATTCAGCAGGTTGGCTTCTGCTCAGGCATTGAGAACTATTCTCGTCACATGGACGGGCGCGAGGCAGGATCGGCGCCGGCGACGCTCATCGACTACTTCCCGGAAGACTTCCTCACAATTATCGACGAGTCCCACGTGACCGTCCCGCAAATTGGAGGAATGTTTGAAGGCGATATGTCGAGGAAGCGCAACCTCGTGGAATTCGGATTCCGGCTGCCGAGTGCCGTCGACAACCGTCCGTTGACCTTCGATGAGTTTGAATCGCGCGTGGGGCAGACGGTGTACATGTCCGCGACACCGGGCGATTACGAGCTCGAAGCAGCACACGGCGAGTTTGTTGAGCAGGTTATTCGCCCAACAGGCCTCGTCGATCCAAAGGTCACGGTGAAACCGACGAAGGGACAAATCGACGACCTGATTGACGAGATTCGCGTCCGGGTGGAGAAGAACGAGCGCGTGCTGGTCACTACCTTGACGAAGCGCATGGCTGAGGACTTGACTGATTATCTCCTGGATAACGGGGTAAAGGTGCGCTACCTGCACTCTGACATTGATACGTTGCAGCGCGTTGAGCTGCTCCGCCAGCTGAGGCTTGGAGAGTTTGACGTCCTCGTTGGCATCAACCTGCTGCGAGAGGGTCTCGACTTGCCGGAAGTTTCACTTGTTGCAATTCTCGACGCCGACAAGGAAGGGTTCCTGCGTTCGACCAAGTCGCTGATTCAGACTATCGGGCGCGCAGCTCGTAACGTATCTGGAGAGGTCATCATGTACGCCGACCAGGTCACTGAGTCGATGGAGGAAGCAATCAGTGAGACAGAGCGGCGTCGCGAAATTCAGTTGGCGTACAACAAAGAACATGGGATCGATCCGCAGCCGCTGCGCAAGAAGATTGCCGACATTTTGGATCAGGTATATGAGAATACTGACGGTGAAGCTGAAAATGGCGTTGCCTCGGATACCGCAGTTGTATCGAAGCCAGACGTGTCCGAGATGGCCTCTGATCAGGTACAAGCATTGATCGACGACCTTACGAAGCAAATGGGTGCAGCAGCTCGCGAGTTGAAGTTTGAGCTCGCCGGCAGACTGCGTGATGAAATTGCTGATCTCCGAAAGGAACTTCGTGGTATGAAAGATACAGGAAACTAA
- the coaE gene encoding dephospho-CoA kinase: protein MLRIGLTGGIGSGKSSVAALLRERGFVVVDADRIARDVLQPGNDALKEVAAAFGDDLVDASGALNRKLLAQRAFASEEQTQKLNSITHPAIRKESSRQFDAAEAEGARVAVYDMPLLVELGLHRQMDFTVVVDVNEEERVRRLVQSRGLAEADARSRIARQIDDDDRLAAADYLIDNNGPLSELAPQVDALVDYVERELLQHQR, encoded by the coding sequence ATGTTGAGAATTGGGCTTACCGGAGGAATCGGAAGCGGAAAGTCGTCCGTTGCCGCGTTGTTACGTGAGCGTGGCTTCGTCGTAGTCGATGCTGACCGTATCGCGCGCGATGTTCTGCAACCAGGAAACGATGCGCTAAAAGAGGTGGCTGCTGCATTCGGCGATGACCTGGTGGACGCTTCCGGCGCTTTGAACCGCAAGTTGCTGGCGCAGCGGGCGTTTGCCTCGGAGGAACAGACGCAGAAGCTGAATTCGATTACGCATCCTGCGATTCGTAAGGAGTCATCACGGCAGTTCGACGCCGCTGAAGCTGAAGGAGCCCGGGTTGCTGTGTACGATATGCCACTGCTTGTAGAGCTTGGGCTGCACCGTCAGATGGACTTCACTGTTGTAGTCGACGTGAATGAGGAAGAGCGAGTGAGGCGACTGGTTCAATCGCGCGGTCTAGCGGAGGCAGACGCCCGTTCCCGTATTGCACGGCAGATTGATGACGACGATCGACTCGCGGCCGCTGACTACTTGATTGATAACAACGGTCCGTTGTCTGAGCTCGCTCCGCAGGTGGACGCTTTGGTCGACTATGTCGAGCGAGAATTGTTGCAGCATCAACGTTGA